GTGCAGAGCCGGGAGTCCATGGTGGCCGACATCATGCACACCGCCCTGGACGACCGCGACGTCGACCGCACCGCCGCGCTGGTCGCCTTCGTCGACCGGGTCTCCCCCGCCGAGATGGCGCTGCTGCGGGAGGCCCTGGGCGAGGTCGAGGCCCGGGCCGCTGGCCGCCCCGGCCCGCTGCCGCCCGGCTCCGACCAGGCCTGAGACCCCCGTGTCGCCGCTGGCCGGGGTGCTGACGGGGCCGCTGCTGGCCTGTCTCGCCCTCGTCCTGGTGGCCCCCGGGCCCCAGTGGGTGCGGCGGTGGACGTTCCTGCACGCCGTCCCGCGCCCGGCCACCGTGCTGTGGCAGGCCGGCACGGTGAGCGCCCTGGTCGCCGCGGTCGGGGCCGGGGTGGTGACCGCCTGGCAGCTCTCGGTGATCGGCGCCGGGCACCCGCTGCTGACCGCGGTGATGGCGCTGGCGCTGCTGTTCTCCCTCAACGTCGTGGTCCGGCTGGTCTGGGGGGTGGTCGTGGTGACCCGTCAGACCGCCCAGCGCCGGGCCCGGCACCGTCGCTCGGTCGACCTGCTAGCCACCGTCGCCCCCGCCGGTGCCCTCGAGCCGGGGGTCGACGCCTCGGGGGTGCGGGTGCTGGCCGAGGCGATGCCGATGGCCTACTGCCTCCCCGGGGTGCGCGGGTCGCGGCTGGTGGTGAGCACCGGCACCCTG
The sequence above is a segment of the Auraticoccus monumenti genome. Coding sequences within it:
- a CDS encoding BlaI/MecI/CopY family transcriptional regulator → MNNLGELERAVMERLWAAGQSLSVRDVHSALGDERDLAYTTVMTVLDRLAKKHVVNRERDGRAWIYRPVQSRESMVADIMHTALDDRDVDRTAALVAFVDRVSPAEMALLREALGEVEARAAGRPGPLPPGSDQA
- a CDS encoding M56 family metallopeptidase; translated protein: MSPLAGVLTGPLLACLALVLVAPGPQWVRRWTFLHAVPRPATVLWQAGTVSALVAAVGAGVVTAWQLSVIGAGHPLLTAVMALALLFSLNVVVRLVWGVVVVTRQTAQRRARHRRSVDLLATVAPAGALEPGVDASGVRVLAEAMPMAYCLPGVRGSRLVVSTGTLEQLEPSELAAVLAHERAHLRARHDVVLDWFASVHRAFPLLVRSDVALDECRLLVEMLADDVARREVGSVPVARALVRMAGSPVPNAALGAGEVAVLERVRRLSDPRERPVLAAAVYALAVGLVALPVAGLLVLL